From the Nerophis ophidion isolate RoL-2023_Sa linkage group LG18, RoL_Noph_v1.0, whole genome shotgun sequence genome, one window contains:
- the LOC133537238 gene encoding dnaJ homolog subfamily C member 30, mitochondrial-like → MAEVAQKVCRLSSLRYSQGRPVRHVEGSGTRFRGATSGHLNRTSWIRGAISGHLNRTSWIRGAISGHLNSIRSAQPHRTFCSVIFIRVKQESERPQWCSSPSRSYSKTSDSSRYRNRTAYYDILKVSPNATQAQIKTAYYKQCLVHHPDKNPGDQESVQRFSEISEAYSVLGDPALKRKYDLGFRSTSDVQGPGPPASTDTPKSKAYYQTGAKPMFDFDAFYQAHYGEQLQKQREMQERKKRMEELLKKRDKQRQRRSAVEMVMLMLIFTVGVLVSNLK, encoded by the exons ATGGCAGAGGTCGCCCAGAAAGTTTGCCGGTTGTCCAGCTTGAGATACAGCCAGGGTCGGCCGGTCCGCCACGTGGAAGGTTCTGGAACTCG ATTCAGAGGAGCCACTTCAGGTCATCTTAACAGGACTTCCTGGATCAGAGGAGCCATTTCCGGTCATCTTAACAGGACTTCCTGGATCAGAGGAGCCATTTCCGGTCATCTTAACAGCATCAGGAGTGCTCAGCCGCACAGAACCTTCTGCAGCGTCATCTTCATCCGAGTAAAGCAGGAGTCAGAAAGACCACAATGGTGCTCATCTCCATCCAGAAGCTACAGCAAGACGAGCGACAGCAGCCGCTACAGGAACAGGACGGCCTATTACGACATCCTGAAAGTCTCCCCCAACGCCACACAGGCGCAGATCAAGACGGCCTACTACAAGCAGTGCCTGGTCCACCATCCGGACAAAAACCCCGGCGACCAAGAGTCCGTCCAACGCTTCTCTGAGATCAGCGAGGCCTACAGCGTGCTGGGCGACCCCGCCCTGAAGAGGAAGTACGACCTGGGCTTCCGGAGCACGTCAGACGTCCAGGGTCCGGGACCGCCGGCTTCCACAGACACCCCCAAATCTAAGGCCTATTACCAAACCGGAGCAAAGCCCATGTTTGATTTTGACGCCTTTTACCAGGCGCACTATGGCGAGCAGCTGCAGAAGCAGCGAGAGATGCAAGAAAGGAAGAAGCGAATGGAGGAGCTGTTGAAGAAGAGGGACAAGCAGCGGCAGCGGCGCAGCGCGGTGGAGATGGTGATGCTCATGTTGATATTTACAGTGGGAGTCCTGGTTTCAAACCTCAAGTGA
- the LOC133537239 gene encoding SH2B adapter protein 2, giving the protein MNGAGVPGSPELSSSCPLPDWREFCQLHARASAVDFADKFQRFLSENPCYDSPGADTSFSQHFAKHFLECFSAALTQARENQTSSPGENGLNVAPKYSIVPFLGIQGCPLSYSHDLYQKRKDAGASSESLDSMDSGGGRMEGGGSAPPCSRGPQHTHKVSALGQSRSSEDVSVSHPKARFKKGFSLRNMSLCVVDGVKEMWHRRASPEPDGPSAARKPNGSGGGGAGGEAAGGDRWSQKLRLPRGPQGHKTEMLEIQREGALRYMVADDTNCMGAAQWQKCRLLLRKTKKDEGAERFLLEFYVPPKSSKPKVSIPLTAIVEVRTTMPLEMPDKDNTFVLKVENGGEYILETIDSLQKNSWVADIQDCIDPGDSGDDIELASCPHGQASSKDCSMVASCSCELLSEGVYRAPERLCPAVAEHYSFPAVRCREPAFTQHPSHMPLERFLQSPEVLASNSAAGGSDGAKDSEGEASLAGYPWFHGTLSRVRAAQLVLAGGARSHGLFVIRQSETRPGEYVLTFNFQGKAKHLRLSVNDNGQCHVHHLWFHTVSDMLRHFHAHPIPLESGGSADITLRSYVQVQRSAPADVTVPPVLTPPRDAGCRPDSAQPALHPLGVPSSTGPPPDAPLSSSTSSSPTALPSLSRSDPGIGGGLQSRSNSSERLLEASGGASEDYHDADGTRRARAVENQYSFY; this is encoded by the exons ATGAACGGAGCGGGTGTGCCCGGTAGCCCGGAGCTCTCCTCCTCATGCCCACTGCCTGACTGGCGGGAATTCTGCCAACTTCACGCTCGAGCGTCGGCCGTCGACTTTGCCGACAAGTTCCAGCGCTTCCTGTCGGAGAATCCTTGCTACGACTCACCCGGCGCTGACACCAGCTTCTCGCAACACTTTGCCAAACATTTCCTGGAGTGCTTCTCAGCGGCTCTGACCCAAGCCCGGGAGAACCAGACGTCCTCGCCGGGGGAAAACGGATTGAACGTAGCGCCCAAGTACAGTATTGTTCCTTTTCTAGGGATACAAGGCTGCCCCTTGTCTTACAGTCACGACTTGTACCAGAAACGCAAGGACGCTGGGGCTTCCAGCGAATCCCTGGACAGCATGGACAGTGGCGGGGGCCGGATGGAAGGTGGAGGCAGCGCCCCGCCCTGCAGCCGGGGTCCTCAACACACCCACAAGGTGTCTGCTTTGGGTCAATCCAGAAGTTCTGAAGATGTGTCTGTGAGCCACCCCAAAGCTCGCTTCAAGAAGGGCTTCTCCTTGAGGAACATGAGCCTTTGTGTGGTTGACGGGGTGAAGGAGATGTGGCATCGTCGTGCTTCCCCAGAACCGGACGGTCCATCTGCAGCTAGAAAGCCTAACGGGAGTGGCGGCGGCGGAGCGGGAGGTGAGGCAGCAGGAGGAGACAGGTGGTCCCAAAAGCTGCGACTACCCAGAGGCCCCCAGGGCCACAAGACGGAGATGCTGGAGATACAGAGGGAAGGAGCGCTGAGGTACATGGTGGCCGATGACACCAACTGCATGGGCGCCGCACAGTGGCAGAAGTGCCGCCTGCTGCTGAGGAAGACCAAGAAAGACGAAGGAGCTGAGAGATTCCTGCTGGAGTTCTACGTACCACCAAAG TCGTCCAAACCGAAGGTGAGCATTCCCTTGACGGCCATTGTGGAGGTGAGGACCACCATGCCCCTTGAAATGCCTGACAAAGACAACACTTTTGTTCTcaag GTGGAAAACGGGGGCGAATACATTCTGGAAACCATCGACTCGCTGCAGAAAAACTCCTGGGTTGCTGACATCCAGGACTGCATAGACCCCGG CGACAGCGGCGACGACATCGAGCTGGCGTCGTGTCCTCACGGTCAGGCGTCCTCCAAAGACTGCTCCATGGtggcctcctgcagctgtgagctGCTCTCCGAGG GTGTGTATCGAGCGCCGGAGAGGTTGTGTCCTGCCGTGGCGGAACACTACAGTTTCCCCGCCGTGCGCTGCAGAGAACCAGCCTTCACCCAGCATCCATCCCACATGCCTTTGGAGCGCTTCCTCCAGTCCCCAGAGGTCCTGGCCTCCAACTCTGCAGCAG GTGGCAGCGACGGAGCCAAGGACTCTGAGGGCGAGGCCAGCCTGGCAGGATACCCATGGTTCCACGGAACTCTGTCTCGTGTGCGAGCGGCTCAGCTGGTGTTGGCGGGCGGGGCGAGGAGCCACGGGCTTTTTGTCATCCGGCAAAGTGAGACGCGGCCCGGCGAGTACGTGCTCACCTTCAACTTCCAAGGCAAAGCCAAG CATCTGCGTTTGTCCGTCAACGACAACGGCCAGTGCCACGTCCACCATTTGTGGTTCCACACCGTGTCGGACATGCTGAGACACTTCCACGCTCACCCCATCCCGCTGGAGTCTGGGGGGTCGGCTGACATCACCTTGCGCTCCTACGTCCAAGTGCAGAGAAGCGCCCCGGCAG ATGTGACCGTGCCTCCGGTCCTGACCCCGCCCAGAGACGCAGGTTGCCGCCCGGACTCGGCCCAGCCGGCTCTGCACCCTCTCGGAGTCCCTTCCTCGACGGGGCCCCCGCCCGACGCCCCCCTCTCCTCGAGTACCTCATCGTCGCCCACCGCCCTCCCCTCCCTCTCCCGCAGCGACCCAGGCATAGGGGGAGGCTTACAGAGCCGCAGCAACAGTTCGGAGCGCCTACTGGAGGCCTCCGGCGGCGCGTCTGAGGACTACCACGATGCCGACGGGACTCGAAGGGCCCGCGCTGTAGAGAACCAGTACTCTTTCTACTGA